Within the Synechococcales cyanobacterium T60_A2020_003 genome, the region CTTGCTCACGCCCATTTATGTCTATTCAGAAATTTCCCCTGGAAGCCATTCAGAAAATCCGTCAGCACATTACAAAGGCTCTGGTTTTACCAAGTTCAGAGCGGCAACCCCCTTCTGTAAAAACGTTTGAGGACGCTGACGAACTCCCAGAACCTGGAAGTTTGGATGACCTTGGTAGTTTGTTTCAGTTTGGCGGCGCATCGGAGAACCAGGCCGTGCGTCTCAACCAATCGGGCGAATGGTTAGTCAGTGCCGTCAATCCAGCGGCAGCCTTAGTGCGGTTACCTGGGCTAAAGTTAAAATCTGGATATCGACTGGTCAGCTACCTATACCGTGCCGAAGATAAAGAGCTCAAGGGCGTTATATGGGCTGTGCCCGAACAGCTAAGCACAACGGATTTACTGGAAGCAGCGCTGGAAAAAGCGGGGGATTTAAATACGCCGCCAAAGCCACAAGGAGCCTTGCCCGATCTCTTCACCGCATTGGAAGGCGATCGCTCTGCAGCCTCGTTTTTAGTCGCCTCGATCCTGCGGCGAGAGTTTTTAGAATTTGGAGCCGAGGGGAAGCATCGACGGTGGGCACACCATCGACTCATTGATAGGATACCAACCCAACTCCAGCCCGATTGGAAAAAACCGCCACCCCCAGAAATGGCACCCCGGGTTCGGGTGTTTCCCGATGGTCGGGCAGCCGTCGAGTTTTTTAGCTGTCGAATTGTGGCACCGATTGCGATCTTCCGCCATGTTGATCAGTATGAGTCGGGGCAGTATTCTGCCAATTGCACGGATCGGGCGATCGCCCTAGCCACCGTGGTCAAGCAGTAAACAGACGATGAATTAGCTCCAGTCTTCTTGGCGTGAATCCTTGGTGTGGTAAACGTGCTGCCCTTGGTGGAGCTGCCGGGTTTTCGCAAATAACTCGTCCTCGGTTAGCTGCCACTGGTTGAGCACCTTATCTAAGTCCTGTTGAATATCCTTTGCACCCGGAAAGCCCTGGTAACGGATACGAAGACGGGCAAGTTCTGCCAGGTTAAAATCCGTGGCCTCGCCTGCAAGCAGATTGTCAACAATCCGGCGATCGCCTGCCCATTGGGGATGCTGCTGATCTTGAAGGTTAGAATCGG harbors:
- a CDS encoding DUF3288 family protein, yielding MADSNLQDQQHPQWAGDRRIVDNLLAGEATDFNLAELARLRIRYQGFPGAKDIQQDLDKVLNQWQLTEDELFAKTRQLHQGQHVYHTKDSRQEDWS